The following nucleotide sequence is from Candidatus Thermoplasmatota archaeon.
GCACTTGCGGGCTATATAGGAATGACTGTAGCAGTTAATTCTAACTCTAGAACTACTTACGCATCGCAAACATCTCTTAATAAAGGATTGAGAGTAGCTTTTTCTAGCGGTATGGTAATGGGACTTGTAGTCGTAGGCTTGGCATTACTGTTTCTGAGCCTTTGGTATCTAGGGCTGGATTATTACTACACAGTAAACAAACCAGAAAATATTACAAGCGCGCTTTTATGCTTCTCTATGGGCGCAAGTTCTGTTGCGCTATTTGCTAGAGTAGGAGGAGGCATATTTACAAAAGCCGCTGATGTAGGCTCTGATTTAGTTGGTAAAGTAGAGAAAGGCATACCTGAAGACGATCCTAGAAATGCGGCTGTAATTGCAGATCAAGTTGGTGATAATGTAGGCGATGTCGCAGGCATGGGCGCTGATTTGTATGAATCATACGCAGGCGCAATAGTAGCTGGAATTGTACTTGCATTCGCCTGCGGGCTTGGGCATGGTATAATATTGCCATTAAGTATTGCAGGAGTAGGAATAATAGCATCTATTATTGGTAGTTTTCTGGTAAGGAGTAAAGGAGAGCAGGTAGAGCAGCGAGTACTTTTAAATGCATTAAGAAGGGGAATTTACATAGCCTCGCTGCTTGTTGCAATATTTGCGTTTATTGCGATTTATTACATAGTAGGAATAGAGCGAATCGGATTATATTACGCAGTTCTTGCAGGCTTAGCTGCAGGACTAGCTATAGGATTGATTACAGAATATTATACCTCGCAAAAGTATAAGCCGACTAGGTTTATTTCGCACTCTGCAGAAACAGGTGCTGGAACTGTAATAATTGCAGGACTATCAGTAGGCATGCTCAGTACTATACTACCTATTCTTGCAATCAGCGCCGCTACACTAGCAAGCTACTTTTTAGCAGGTGGCGCTTCAAATCCAACTTTAGGATTGTTCGCAATAAGTCTTTCTGGAGTGGGTATGCTCTCTACACTCGGTATTACATTAGCTACAGACGCCTATGGACCAGTAGCTGATAATGCAGGCGGTATAGCGCAGATGGCGAAGCTAGATCCCAAAGTAAGGGAACGTACCGATGCACTTGACGCACTTGGTAACACCACTGCCGCTACCGGTAAGGGCTTTGCTATTGGCAGTGCCGCTTTAACAGCACTTGCACTTATAGTTGCTTATAAAGAAAAAGTATCACTTGGCTCCGATGAGTTAAGTATAGCTAACCCAAAGCTACTCGCAGGTGTTTTCATAGGAGGAATGTTACCTTTTATATTCTGCGCTCTAACAATGCGTGCTGTAAGTAGAACTGCTGGTAGTATTGTTTTAGAAGTCAGACGCCAGTTTAAAGAGTTGCAGGGCATTATGGAAGGCACTACAAAGCCTGACTATGCCAGAGCTGTAGACATATGCACAAAATCGGCTCAGAAAGAAATGGTCGTTCCCGCGCTTTTAGCTGTTATGAGTCCTCTTGTGGTAGGGCTAATTTTAGGTACTAATGCCCTTCTAGGACTGCTTGTAGGCGCTCTTGTTACAGGCTTTTTACTTGCAACTACAATGGCTAATAGTGGTGGCGCCTGGGATAATGCAAAAAAATATATTGAAGGGGGTAGATTAGGGGGT
It contains:
- a CDS encoding sodium-translocating pyrophosphatase, with product MFNLLLIAPICSLLGLAFAGYLIFSILRSNEGTEEMTKISKAIREGAKAYIKRQYMGVSVFLVAVFVILLILSIKNFLTVFAPFAFLTGGLLSALAGYIGMTVAVNSNSRTTYASQTSLNKGLRVAFSSGMVMGLVVVGLALLFLSLWYLGLDYYYTVNKPENITSALLCFSMGASSVALFARVGGGIFTKAADVGSDLVGKVEKGIPEDDPRNAAVIADQVGDNVGDVAGMGADLYESYAGAIVAGIVLAFACGLGHGIILPLSIAGVGIIASIIGSFLVRSKGEQVEQRVLLNALRRGIYIASLLVAIFAFIAIYYIVGIERIGLYYAVLAGLAAGLAIGLITEYYTSQKYKPTRFISHSAETGAGTVIIAGLSVGMLSTILPILAISAATLASYFLAGGASNPTLGLFAISLSGVGMLSTLGITLATDAYGPVADNAGGIAQMAKLDPKVRERTDALDALGNTTAATGKGFAIGSAALTALALIVAYKEKVSLGSDELSIANPKLLAGVFIGGMLPFIFCALTMRAVSRTAGSIVLEVRRQFKELQGIMEGTTKPDYARAVDICTKSAQKEMVVPALLAVMSPLVVGLILGTNALLGLLVGALVTGFLLATTMANSGGAWDNAKKYIEGGRLGGKGSLAHKASVTGDTVGDPFKDTAGPSLNILIKLMSIVSLVFASVIVAYKIW